The segment CCATAGGTCAGTCACATATTTTTACACAAGCTTTGCAGGTCGCAAGGATATAGCCTGAATGAGGTTTTCCTGTTTCAATGCATCATCTTTATCAAACACTTTTTTCATTGACCTTTCTATAGAATAAAAAAGGCCGTTCAACTATTGTTGAACAGCCTTCAATTTGATCTGCAGCTAAGATTATCTGGAAATAACCAGCCGCTTTGTTTCAAGAATTTCGTTGTTCGCTTGTACTGAGTAAAAGTAGAAACCTTCGTTAAGATCGCTTACATCAATGGTAATTTTACCCGATCTGTCACTGATCTGTTGTTCTTTTACTATAGACCCCAGCAGGTTGTGAATTTTGATACTGGCAGTATTTACAGTCAAAGGCAACGTGTAATCAAATGAAACCTGGCTTCTTGCCGGGTTTGGATAAGGGTTTGAGAAGGTTACATTTTCATTGGAAAATTCATCCATACCTATTGTTCCTGCGTTGAAGTGGGCGAAAAAATGGATCGAATCATTCGGGTTTGCCTCATCAAAGAAGGTGTACCTCATTATGGTTACACCGGCATTATTGAGAGGCATGTAATCGCCTGAAAATTCATTATTGGTAACACCTGGATCAATTGCTACCCCTATTGGAGATACAAAAATTGTGTTAGCCCAGCAAACATACCAGCAAAAAGTGTTCATTGATCCTGGCACCACGCTGATTTCTTCTTTTTTTGCTATTACTACTTTTGACGCGGATGAAACGTTTTTGATGCTCATGTGAGCAAGCATCAAATTTGCGGAAACATCATCCGGAACTACAACAATACCACCACTTTGGAAAGGTTCTTCATCATGGTAAAGTTCGAAACTCTGTGCAAAAGAAAAAGTTGCAAGGATTGAAATTGTTAGTGCAGCAAGTAGTAGCTTTTTCATAGTATGTAAGTTTTTAATTTTTAATTTATTTACAAAAAACATGCAAAAAATGCCTGCAGTGATTTTTTTGTGGGGCAAAACTACATAAAAAATAATTGTCCGATTAACTTTTGTCGGAAACAATCAATAAATTGGTATTTTTGACCCTGTATAAAAAGTTGATTATTTGAATGGAAAATCCTGAAAATCCCGACTATCAGTTGTTTGACGACCCCATCAGGTATTACAATGCCATGCTCGATGACATTAATCAAGCGCATAAATATGTCTTTCTTCAGTTGTACAAATTCAGCCATCAAACCATTGGAATTAAGTTCAGAGATGCGCTGACAATGGCAGCAAAACGGGGAGTTGAAGTGAAAATGCTGATTGACTCGTGGGGTGGCAGTTCGATACCGGATAATTTTTTTGCTCAACTCGCTGAGGCCGGTGGAGAAGTCAGGTTTTTTGAAAAAATCAAAATCAACATCGACTTTTTTACACGAAGTCATCGGCGGAATCACCGTAAACTGCTAATTATTGATGATAACATTTCCTATATCGGCTCATCCAATATCTCAGATTACAACCTGATATGGCGCGAGAGCATGCTACGCTTGACCGGCTCCATTGCTGTGAAATTCAAGAAAATCTTCCAACTGGATTTCAAATCCTACAAAAGATATTTCCGCTATAAACGTAGCCTGACCAGGGTGATCAGGCATGGCGATGTTGAAATTCTGAGAGATGTTCCCTCTGTGACACGCCAGAAGATCAAAAAGCGTTTTGAGCACGTGATCAGGAATGCAATCAGCGAAATAGTAATTGTAACGCCCTATTTCCTGCCGGGTTTTAATCTTCGCAAAGTGCTCATGGATGCTGCAAACCGCGGCGTCGATGTCAAGGTCATCATCCCGAAACGCTCCGATATCCGTATGGTGGATATCCTACATGGCCGTTACCTCGAAATGCTGCACAACAACAACATCAGGTTTCTTTACTTTACTTTACATAATCTACATGCAAAACTGATGCTCGTGGATAAAAAGATTTTTTCGATCGGTTCACCCAACTTTGATTACAGAAGTTTCAGATACATGCATGAAATTGTTTTATTGGGCAGCAACCCAAAGATTTCAAACCTGGTGAATGATTTTCTCGAAGAAACTAAAAAAAATTGCGAACCTTTCGATTATCAGGCCTGGCTGCGAAGGCCCACTATTCAGAAATTCTTTGAGTGGCTCCTGCTGCCTTTGCGGCATCTGCTTTAGCTTTTTAAAAATCATAGTATTTTTGGCAAATTTTAAGCGGATTTTTTATGGTGAAACAAACCGGGAAGACTACAAAATCTACTACTTCAACCAGCAAAGGAAAAAAGGCTGGAAACGAACCAAAGCAACCAAAAATCTTTGTACTTGACACCTCGGTAATTCTTTATAACCATAACTCAATCAACAGCTTCAAGGAGCATGACGTAGCCATTCCCATTACAGTTCTCGAGGAGTTGGATCAATTTAAAAAAGGGAATGATACCATCAATTTTGAGGCGCGCGAATTCATCAGAATCATGGATCGGTTATCCGATAATGCTTCACTTCAGCAATGGATACCGCTTGGTAACGAGAACCTCGGGAAGTTCAAGGTGATCATGAATCACAGCGCCAAATCGATGGATGCAGAGGAGATTTTTGGAGAACGCAAAGGTGACCATCGGATCCTGAATGCGGCTTTGGCACTTCAACATGAGCACCCCGACAGAAAAGTGATTATGGTGACCAAAGATGTTAATCTGCGTATTAAAGCAAAAGCACTTGGGCTGACTTCTGAAGACTTCCTGACCGGCAAGATTGAAAACTTAGACTCGCTTTATTCGGGAATTTCCCGTTACGAAAACGTTGAGCGCAAAGCCATCGACCGGCTTTATGCCGAAGGATTGTGCGAAGTAAGCGACCTGGGAATTACTCAACCGGAGCCAAATCAGTATTTTATCCTGCAAAGCAATGGTTCCTCTGCCTTGGGGTATTACAACCCTCGTAATCAACTTATTGAAAGGTTAGAAAAACATCCTGTTTCCAAAATTAACCCCCGGAATGCCGAGCAGGTATTTGCGCTTCATGCGGTTACCAACCCAAACATCAGACTGGTCTCATTACAGGGAATTGCCGGAACCGGCAAAACCTTACTTGCTCTTGCCGGAGCATGGGATCAGAGGAGAAATTACAAGCAGATTTTCCTTGCCCGTCCAATTGTTCCGCTTAGCAACAAAGACATCGGGTTTCTTCCCGGAGATGCCAAATCAAAAATTGATCCTTACATGCAGCCGCTTTATGATAACTTGAAGTTCATACAGAATCAGTTTGGTGAGCATGATAAAGAGTACCAGAACATAACCGCTGCTATCCAGAATGAAAAGTTGATCATTCAACCGCTTGCCTACATCAGGGGAAGAAGTATTTCGAACGTGTTTTTTATTGTGGATGAAGCCCAAAACCTTACCCCACATGAGGTTAAGACCATTATCACACGCGCC is part of the Bacteroidales bacterium genome and harbors:
- a CDS encoding T9SS type A sorting domain-containing protein, whose product is MKKLLLAALTISILATFSFAQSFELYHDEEPFQSGGIVVVPDDVSANLMLAHMSIKNVSSASKVVIAKKEEISVVPGSMNTFCWYVCWANTIFVSPIGVAIDPGVTNNEFSGDYMPLNNAGVTIMRYTFFDEANPNDSIHFFAHFNAGTIGMDEFSNENVTFSNPYPNPARSQVSFDYTLPLTVNTASIKIHNLLGSIVKEQQISDRSGKITIDVSDLNEGFYFYSVQANNEILETKRLVISR
- a CDS encoding phosphatidylserine/phosphatidylglycerophosphate/cardiolipin synthase family protein; the encoded protein is MENPENPDYQLFDDPIRYYNAMLDDINQAHKYVFLQLYKFSHQTIGIKFRDALTMAAKRGVEVKMLIDSWGGSSIPDNFFAQLAEAGGEVRFFEKIKINIDFFTRSHRRNHRKLLIIDDNISYIGSSNISDYNLIWRESMLRLTGSIAVKFKKIFQLDFKSYKRYFRYKRSLTRVIRHGDVEILRDVPSVTRQKIKKRFEHVIRNAISEIVIVTPYFLPGFNLRKVLMDAANRGVDVKVIIPKRSDIRMVDILHGRYLEMLHNNNIRFLYFTLHNLHAKLMLVDKKIFSIGSPNFDYRSFRYMHEIVLLGSNPKISNLVNDFLEETKKNCEPFDYQAWLRRPTIQKFFEWLLLPLRHLL
- a CDS encoding PhoH family protein, which translates into the protein MVKQTGKTTKSTTSTSKGKKAGNEPKQPKIFVLDTSVILYNHNSINSFKEHDVAIPITVLEELDQFKKGNDTINFEAREFIRIMDRLSDNASLQQWIPLGNENLGKFKVIMNHSAKSMDAEEIFGERKGDHRILNAALALQHEHPDRKVIMVTKDVNLRIKAKALGLTSEDFLTGKIENLDSLYSGISRYENVERKAIDRLYAEGLCEVSDLGITQPEPNQYFILQSNGSSALGYYNPRNQLIERLEKHPVSKINPRNAEQVFALHAVTNPNIRLVSLQGIAGTGKTLLALAGAWDQRRNYKQIFLARPIVPLSNKDIGFLPGDAKSKIDPYMQPLYDNLKFIQNQFGEHDKEYQNITAAIQNEKLIIQPLAYIRGRSISNVFFIVDEAQNLTPHEVKTIITRAGEGTKIIFTGDIYQIDTPYLDSQSNGLSYLIDRVKHHELYAHVRLEKGERSELANLANEML